Proteins from a genomic interval of Mycolicibacterium grossiae:
- a CDS encoding MFS transporter, producing MSAPQPTRDHGAVAPADRVPSPGRTRWYVGGLLGAGMFVNYIDRVNLSVATPAIMADFDISATQMGVVASAFLWTYALLQMPIGTIIDRIGVPWVNRVGVFLWAVASFLSAAAGGLGLLLVARLLLGVGEAPTVPAGWKAIGQWFPKHERGTATAIFDGCAKISNVVGIPIMAFLVSTFSWHAAFLFTGALSVAYLVAWWLLYRSPAVAVAEGRMSNDELAYVRDGGAEDETAAPSGSLRGVGYLLRRRKTWGLALGYASYTYAYYVLLTWLPGYLEHQFGVNLLKGGIYTMIPWLVAVIAQFLIAGVLLDRWTARTGDVTRVRRIVLVVSMLASLAVTGAAYADSIGVALVFLSIGAAGLAVTVPAGASIVSLIAPDGYTGSLGGIVNFVANLIGIAAPIVTGMVVDRTGSFAGAFLATGVILLGGIVCYTLVLGRMERMPAPV from the coding sequence GTGAGCGCCCCGCAGCCCACCCGGGACCACGGCGCGGTGGCCCCCGCGGATCGCGTTCCGTCGCCCGGCCGTACCCGGTGGTACGTCGGCGGACTGCTCGGCGCCGGAATGTTCGTCAACTACATCGACCGGGTGAACCTCTCGGTCGCGACGCCGGCCATCATGGCCGACTTCGACATCTCGGCCACCCAGATGGGCGTGGTCGCCTCGGCGTTCCTGTGGACCTACGCCCTGCTGCAGATGCCGATCGGCACCATCATCGACCGGATCGGCGTCCCGTGGGTCAATCGCGTCGGCGTCTTCCTGTGGGCCGTTGCGTCGTTCCTGTCCGCGGCCGCGGGTGGGCTCGGGCTGCTGCTGGTCGCCCGCCTGCTGCTCGGCGTCGGCGAGGCGCCGACCGTGCCCGCCGGCTGGAAGGCCATCGGGCAGTGGTTCCCCAAGCACGAACGAGGTACGGCGACGGCGATCTTCGACGGCTGCGCGAAGATCTCGAACGTCGTCGGCATCCCCATCATGGCGTTCCTGGTGTCGACGTTCAGCTGGCATGCCGCGTTCCTGTTCACCGGGGCGCTGAGCGTCGCGTACCTGGTGGCGTGGTGGCTGCTGTACCGCTCCCCGGCGGTCGCCGTGGCCGAAGGCCGGATGAGCAACGACGAACTGGCCTACGTGCGCGACGGCGGCGCCGAGGACGAGACCGCCGCGCCGAGCGGCTCACTGCGGGGCGTCGGCTACCTGCTGCGGCGCCGCAAGACGTGGGGCCTGGCCCTGGGGTACGCGTCCTACACCTACGCCTACTACGTCCTGCTGACCTGGCTGCCCGGCTACCTCGAGCACCAATTCGGCGTGAACCTGCTCAAGGGCGGCATCTACACGATGATCCCGTGGCTCGTCGCGGTCATCGCGCAGTTCCTCATCGCCGGCGTCCTGCTCGACCGGTGGACCGCGCGCACCGGCGACGTGACGCGCGTCCGCCGCATCGTCCTCGTCGTCAGCATGCTGGCCTCCCTGGCCGTCACCGGCGCGGCCTACGCCGATTCGATCGGCGTGGCGCTGGTGTTCCTGTCGATCGGCGCGGCCGGGCTGGCGGTCACCGTGCCCGCCGGCGCGAGCATCGTGTCGCTCATCGCGCCGGACGGCTACACCGGCTCGCTCGGTGGCATCGTCAACTTCGTCGCCAACCTGATCGGCATCGCCGCGCCCATCGTGACCGGCATGGTGGTCGACCGCACCGGATCCTTCGCCGGCGCGTTCCTCGCCACGGGGGTCATCCTGCTCGGCGGCATCGTCTGCTACACCCTGGTGCTGGGCCGCATGGAACGCATGCCCGCACCGGTATGA
- a CDS encoding PadR family transcriptional regulator translates to MSLRYAALGLLAQHPGSGYDLLKRFEASMANVWPATQSQLYGELNKLADAGLIEVTDVGPRGRKAYRVTDAGRADLVRWITHPADDPPYRSAPLLRVFLLDQVPTDQARSYLEQLAAHADDELARYERIRDETAWDDGADGDFYGRAALEYGLRTAAMEAEWARWAARQAAARHEVGAR, encoded by the coding sequence GTGAGTTTGCGATACGCCGCCCTGGGCCTGCTCGCCCAACACCCCGGCAGTGGCTACGACCTGCTGAAGCGCTTCGAGGCGTCGATGGCCAACGTGTGGCCGGCCACCCAGAGCCAGCTGTACGGCGAGCTGAACAAGCTCGCCGACGCCGGTCTGATCGAGGTCACCGACGTCGGACCCCGCGGGCGGAAGGCCTACCGGGTCACCGACGCCGGCCGCGCCGACCTGGTCCGCTGGATCACCCACCCGGCCGACGACCCGCCGTACCGCAGCGCGCCACTGCTGCGCGTGTTCCTGCTCGACCAGGTGCCGACCGACCAGGCGCGCTCCTACCTCGAACAGCTCGCTGCGCACGCCGACGACGAGCTGGCCCGCTACGAGCGCATCCGCGACGAGACGGCCTGGGACGACGGCGCCGACGGGGACTTCTACGGCCGCGCGGCCCTGGAATACGGGCTGCGAACTGCGGCGATGGAAGCCGAGTGGGCGCGCTGGGCGGCCCGTCAGGCCGCGGCTCGGCACGAGGTGGGTGCCCGCTGA
- a CDS encoding oxidoreductase, with product MTTFHIGSYEVHRVGFGAMQLPGPGVFGPPRDHDQALAVLRRAVELGVDHIDTAQFYGPDVANALIREALHPYPEKLALVSKVGARRDDEGNWTAAQEPDDLRADIEQNLTSLGVDRLAAVNLRLHSGDPNSVGPLDRDLFDRQLTAMIAARDEGLIGGIGLSSVSVEHLEFALERTEIVTVQNAYNLVDKSSQPVLDLCTAKGISFVPFFPLGSGFNADNPVLGNAAVKKAAADLGRTPAQIALAWTLSVAPNVLLIPGTSSVAHLEENLAVADIELPADFTP from the coding sequence ATGACGACTTTCCACATCGGCTCCTACGAGGTGCACCGCGTCGGCTTCGGTGCCATGCAGCTGCCCGGCCCGGGCGTCTTCGGCCCGCCACGTGACCACGACCAGGCGCTCGCCGTCCTCCGGCGCGCCGTCGAACTCGGCGTCGACCACATCGACACCGCGCAGTTCTATGGCCCCGACGTCGCCAACGCGCTGATCCGCGAAGCGCTGCATCCCTACCCGGAGAAGCTGGCGCTGGTCAGCAAGGTCGGCGCCCGCCGCGACGACGAGGGCAACTGGACCGCCGCCCAGGAACCCGACGACCTGCGCGCCGACATCGAACAGAACCTCACCTCGCTCGGCGTCGACCGCCTCGCCGCGGTCAACCTGCGCCTGCACTCCGGTGACCCGAACAGCGTCGGCCCGCTCGACCGCGACCTCTTCGACCGTCAGCTCACCGCGATGATCGCCGCGCGCGACGAGGGCTTGATCGGAGGCATCGGGCTCAGCAGCGTCTCGGTCGAGCACCTCGAGTTCGCGCTCGAGCGCACCGAGATCGTCACCGTGCAGAACGCCTACAACCTCGTCGACAAGAGTTCGCAGCCGGTGCTCGATCTGTGCACCGCCAAGGGCATCTCGTTCGTGCCGTTCTTCCCGCTCGGCTCGGGCTTCAACGCCGACAACCCGGTCCTCGGCAATGCGGCGGTGAAGAAGGCCGCCGCCGACCTGGGTCGCACGCCGGCACAGATCGCGCTCGCCTGGACGCTGTCGGTCGCCCCCAACGTGCTGCTGATCCCGGGCACGTCGTCGGTCGCGCACCTCGAGGAGAACCTCGCCGTCGCCGACATCGAACTGCCGGCGGACTTCACCCCCTGA
- a CDS encoding carbon-nitrogen hydrolase family protein has translation MTQTTAAVVQFAPGEDKAANLEAITGFATAARDRGAALVVFPEYAMFTVPTMDARFVASAEPVDGAFVSALRDLARRTGIALVCGINETAGADRIHNTLLAIDGDGKIAAAYRKLHLYDAFGYTESSLVEPGAITAPETFTVGGMTFGLQTCYDLRFPEVTRRLVDAGADAVVVPAEWVPGPLKEDHWTTLVRARAIENTAYVLAADQCGSSGAGRSMIVDPMGIVLASLGEEEGCATAVLDGARIARVRRTNPALALRRFAVVEREDR, from the coding sequence ATGACCCAAACCACCGCCGCCGTCGTGCAGTTCGCGCCCGGTGAGGACAAGGCCGCGAACCTCGAGGCCATCACCGGCTTCGCGACCGCCGCCCGAGACCGGGGTGCCGCCCTCGTCGTGTTCCCCGAGTACGCGATGTTCACCGTGCCCACGATGGACGCGCGCTTCGTCGCGTCGGCGGAACCGGTCGACGGCGCCTTCGTCTCCGCCCTGCGGGACCTGGCACGACGCACCGGGATCGCGCTGGTGTGCGGCATCAACGAGACCGCCGGTGCCGACCGCATCCACAACACGCTGCTGGCCATCGACGGCGACGGGAAGATCGCAGCGGCGTACCGCAAGCTGCACCTCTACGACGCCTTCGGCTACACCGAGTCCAGCCTGGTCGAGCCCGGCGCCATCACCGCCCCGGAGACTTTCACCGTCGGCGGCATGACCTTCGGCCTGCAGACCTGCTACGACCTGCGGTTCCCGGAGGTGACGCGCCGCCTCGTCGACGCCGGCGCCGACGCCGTGGTGGTCCCGGCCGAGTGGGTGCCGGGGCCACTCAAGGAGGACCACTGGACGACGCTGGTGCGCGCCCGCGCCATCGAGAACACCGCCTACGTCCTCGCTGCCGACCAGTGCGGCAGCTCGGGGGCGGGTCGCAGCATGATCGTCGACCCCATGGGCATCGTGCTGGCCTCGCTCGGCGAGGAGGAGGGCTGCGCGACGGCCGTCCTCGACGGTGCACGCATCGCGCGGGTTCGCCGCACGAACCCGGCGCTGGCGCTGCGCCGCTTCGCCGTGGTCGAGCGGGAGGACCGCTAG
- the glpK gene encoding glycerol kinase GlpK, with the protein MIFDHDGAEVGRHQLEHEQILPQAGWVEHNPVEIWERTASVIQTALNRTNLAAEDLVSLGITNQRETALVWNKRTGRPYYNAIVWQDTRTDRIASALDRDGRGDVIRAKAGLPPATYFSAGKVQWILDNVDGVREAAEKGDAVFGTADTWVLWNLTGGPRGGVHVTDVTNASRTMLMNLETLDWDDELLSFFGIPRAMLPEIKPSSCPEPYGTTLADGPVGGEIPLNGILGDQQAAMVGQVCLDAGEAKNTYGTGNFLLLNTGEKIVRSSNGLLTTVCYQFGDAKPVYALEGSIAVTGSAVQWLRDQLGIISGASQSESLARQVADNGGVYFVPAFSGLFAPYWRSDARGAIVGLSRYNTNAHVARATLEAICYQSRDVVDAMEADSGVHLEVLKVDGGITANDLCMQIQSDVLGVDVVKPVVAETTALGAAYAAGLATGFWSGPDDLRANWQEDRRWTPSWNDDQRAAGYAGWRKAVDRTLDWVDVE; encoded by the coding sequence ATGATCTTCGACCACGATGGCGCCGAGGTGGGCCGTCACCAACTCGAGCACGAGCAGATCCTGCCGCAGGCGGGCTGGGTGGAGCACAACCCCGTCGAGATCTGGGAGCGCACGGCGTCGGTCATCCAGACCGCGCTCAACCGCACGAATCTGGCCGCCGAGGACCTGGTGTCGCTCGGCATCACCAACCAGCGCGAGACGGCGCTGGTGTGGAACAAGCGCACCGGCCGGCCGTACTACAACGCGATCGTCTGGCAGGACACCCGCACCGACCGCATCGCCTCGGCGCTGGACCGCGACGGCCGCGGTGACGTCATCCGCGCCAAGGCCGGGCTGCCGCCCGCCACCTACTTCTCCGCGGGCAAGGTGCAGTGGATCCTCGACAACGTCGACGGGGTGCGCGAGGCGGCCGAGAAGGGTGACGCGGTCTTCGGCACCGCCGACACCTGGGTGCTGTGGAACCTCACCGGCGGGCCGCGCGGCGGCGTCCACGTCACCGACGTCACCAACGCCAGCCGCACCATGCTCATGAACTTGGAGACCCTCGACTGGGACGACGAGCTGTTGTCGTTCTTCGGGATTCCGCGGGCGATGCTGCCGGAGATCAAGCCCTCGTCGTGCCCCGAGCCCTACGGCACCACGCTGGCCGACGGGCCGGTCGGCGGGGAGATCCCGCTCAACGGCATCCTCGGCGATCAGCAGGCCGCGATGGTCGGGCAGGTGTGCCTGGACGCCGGCGAGGCGAAGAACACCTACGGCACCGGCAACTTCCTGCTGCTGAACACGGGCGAGAAGATCGTGCGGTCGTCCAACGGGCTGCTGACCACGGTGTGCTACCAGTTCGGCGACGCGAAACCCGTGTACGCACTGGAGGGTTCGATCGCCGTCACAGGGTCGGCGGTGCAGTGGCTGCGCGATCAGCTGGGCATCATCAGCGGTGCGTCGCAGAGCGAGTCACTGGCCCGGCAGGTCGCCGACAACGGCGGCGTCTACTTCGTGCCCGCGTTCTCCGGACTGTTCGCGCCGTACTGGCGTTCGGACGCCCGCGGCGCGATCGTCGGCCTGTCGCGGTACAACACCAACGCCCACGTGGCCCGCGCGACGCTCGAGGCGATCTGCTATCAGAGCCGCGACGTCGTCGACGCCATGGAGGCCGACTCGGGTGTGCACCTCGAGGTGCTCAAGGTCGACGGCGGCATCACCGCCAACGACCTGTGCATGCAGATCCAGTCCGACGTGCTGGGCGTCGACGTGGTCAAGCCCGTCGTCGCCGAGACCACGGCGCTGGGGGCGGCCTACGCGGCCGGGCTCGCGACCGGCTTCTGGTCCGGCCCCGACGACCTGCGCGCCAACTGGCAGGAGGACCGGCGCTGGACCCCGTCGTGGAACGACGATCAGCGCGCCGCCGGGTACGCCGGGTGGCGCAAGGCCGTGGACCGAACCCTCGACTGGGTCGACGTCGAGTGA
- a CDS encoding glutamate--cysteine ligase: MGEEVTQTEFSRAHRQEYRRKVQLCLDVFETMLAQSSFDVERPLTGMEIECNLVDDGYQPAMTNADVLTSIADPAYQTELGAYNIEFNVPPRPLPGRSALDLEADVRASLNEAESKAGRFGSHIVMIGILPTLMPEHLAGDWMSESTRYQALNDSIFTARGEDILIDIGGPERLSLHAATIAPESACTSMQLHLQVSPGDFATNWNAAQVIAGPQLALGANSPFFFGHELWSETRIELFTQATDTRPEELKTQGVRPRVWFGERWITSIFDLFEENVRYFPSLLPELSDEDPVAELAAGRTPKLSELRLHNGTIYRWNRPVYDVVGGRPHLRVENRVLPAGPTVLDMLANSAFYYGLLRALADDDRPIWTKLSFAAAERNFRAAAQYGIDARLYWPGYGEVTADELVLRELLPLAHEGLRQWGVAAEVRDRFLGVVEGRAKAGRNGATWQVATVRALQERGATRPEALAEMLRLYCERMHANAPVHTWDGPA, translated from the coding sequence GTGGGCGAGGAGGTAACGCAGACCGAGTTCAGCCGAGCGCACCGGCAGGAGTACCGGCGCAAGGTGCAGCTGTGCCTCGACGTGTTCGAGACGATGCTGGCGCAGTCGAGCTTCGACGTGGAGCGCCCGCTCACCGGCATGGAGATCGAGTGCAACCTCGTCGACGACGGCTACCAGCCCGCCATGACCAACGCCGACGTGCTGACCTCGATCGCCGACCCGGCCTACCAGACCGAACTGGGCGCCTACAACATCGAATTCAACGTCCCGCCGCGGCCGCTGCCGGGGCGCTCGGCGCTCGACCTCGAGGCCGATGTACGGGCGAGCCTCAACGAGGCGGAGAGCAAGGCCGGCAGGTTCGGGTCGCACATCGTGATGATCGGCATCCTGCCGACGCTGATGCCCGAGCACCTGGCCGGGGACTGGATGAGCGAGTCGACGCGCTACCAGGCGCTCAACGACTCCATCTTCACCGCACGCGGCGAGGACATCCTGATCGACATCGGCGGCCCGGAGCGCCTCAGCCTGCACGCCGCCACCATCGCACCCGAATCCGCCTGCACCAGCATGCAATTGCATCTCCAGGTCTCCCCGGGTGACTTCGCCACCAACTGGAACGCCGCGCAGGTGATCGCCGGCCCGCAGCTGGCGCTGGGCGCCAACTCGCCGTTCTTCTTCGGCCACGAGCTGTGGTCGGAGACGCGCATCGAGCTGTTCACCCAGGCCACCGACACCCGACCCGAGGAACTCAAGACCCAGGGCGTGCGGCCGCGGGTCTGGTTCGGCGAACGCTGGATCACGTCGATCTTCGACCTGTTCGAGGAGAACGTGCGCTACTTCCCGTCGCTGCTCCCGGAGCTGTCCGACGAGGACCCGGTGGCCGAGCTGGCCGCGGGTCGCACCCCGAAACTGTCGGAGCTGCGGTTGCACAACGGCACCATCTACCGGTGGAACCGGCCGGTGTACGACGTCGTGGGCGGCCGCCCGCACCTGCGGGTGGAGAACCGGGTACTGCCGGCCGGCCCGACGGTGCTCGACATGCTGGCCAACTCCGCGTTCTACTACGGGCTACTGCGGGCGCTGGCCGACGACGACCGCCCGATCTGGACCAAGCTGAGTTTCGCTGCGGCAGAACGCAACTTCCGCGCCGCGGCGCAGTACGGCATCGACGCGCGGCTGTACTGGCCCGGCTACGGCGAGGTGACGGCCGACGAGCTGGTGCTGCGCGAGCTGCTGCCACTGGCGCACGAGGGTCTGCGGCAGTGGGGCGTGGCCGCCGAGGTCCGGGACCGCTTCCTCGGCGTCGTCGAGGGCCGCGCGAAGGCCGGCCGCAACGGCGCCACCTGGCAGGTGGCGACGGTGCGGGCGCTGCAGGAGCGCGGCGCGACGCGTCCGGAGGCGCTCGCGGAGATGCTGCGCCTGTACTGCGAACGCATGCACGCCAACGCACCGGTGCACACCTGGGACGGGCCTGCCTGA
- a CDS encoding PadR family transcriptional regulator, with protein sequence MNTPFPTPDGPFGHRPGFGFGFGPQDRRALHEHRRQARREFRDHVREHRGDAGFGGFGPGFGGPGFGPGFGGPGFGFGPGGRRGGPRGGRGKRGDVRAAILVLLTERPMHGYEMIQEIAQRSQQLWKPSPGSVYPTLQLLVDEGLLVATEDGSKKLFELTADGRAAAEKVETAPWDEITEGADPTAMNLRSAVGQLMGAVAQSAHAAGPEQQQRIVEIVNTARREIYQILGED encoded by the coding sequence ATGAACACCCCCTTCCCCACCCCCGACGGCCCCTTCGGCCACCGCCCCGGCTTCGGCTTCGGATTCGGACCCCAGGACCGGCGTGCGCTGCACGAGCACCGGCGTCAGGCCCGTCGCGAGTTCCGCGACCACGTCCGCGAACACCGCGGCGATGCGGGCTTCGGCGGCTTCGGACCCGGCTTCGGCGGACCCGGCTTCGGCCCGGGCTTCGGCGGTCCCGGCTTCGGCTTCGGACCGGGCGGACGCCGCGGCGGCCCGCGTGGCGGTCGCGGCAAGCGCGGTGACGTCCGCGCCGCGATCCTCGTGCTGCTGACCGAGCGGCCGATGCACGGCTACGAGATGATCCAGGAGATCGCCCAGCGCAGTCAGCAGCTGTGGAAGCCGAGCCCCGGCTCGGTCTACCCGACGCTGCAGCTCCTCGTCGACGAGGGCCTGCTGGTCGCCACCGAGGACGGCAGCAAGAAGCTGTTCGAACTCACCGCCGACGGTCGCGCCGCAGCCGAGAAGGTCGAGACCGCCCCCTGGGACGAGATCACCGAGGGCGCCGACCCCACCGCGATGAACCTGCGCAGCGCCGTCGGCCAGCTGATGGGCGCCGTCGCCCAGTCCGCGCACGCCGCCGGCCCCGAGCAGCAGCAGCGCATCGTCGAGATCGTGAACACCGCCCGCCGCGAGATCTACCAGATCCTCGGCGAGGACTAA
- a CDS encoding SAM-dependent methyltransferase — MNSEVMDWDSAYREGGEFPGPPPWNIGEPQPELAALIRDGKVRSDVLDAGCGHAELSLSLAADGYTVVGIDLSPTAVAAATAAAEERGLSDRATFVADDITAFTGFDGRFSTVMDSTLFHSLPVAGRDGYLQSILRAAAPGATYFILVFAKGAFPAAWETKPNEVDEIELRDTVGKYWAVADVRPAFIHANPMGTPPGTDLPAPAHPLDDRGRMKFPAFLLTAHKPG, encoded by the coding sequence ATGAATTCCGAGGTGATGGATTGGGACAGCGCCTACCGCGAGGGCGGTGAGTTCCCCGGGCCGCCGCCGTGGAACATCGGTGAGCCGCAGCCGGAGTTGGCCGCCCTGATCCGCGACGGCAAGGTGCGCAGCGACGTGCTCGACGCCGGGTGCGGGCATGCCGAACTCTCGCTGTCCCTGGCCGCCGACGGCTACACCGTCGTCGGCATCGACCTCTCCCCGACGGCCGTGGCCGCCGCCACGGCGGCTGCCGAGGAGCGCGGGCTGTCCGACCGGGCGACGTTCGTCGCCGACGACATCACGGCCTTCACCGGGTTCGACGGCCGGTTCAGCACGGTCATGGACTCCACGCTCTTCCACTCGCTGCCGGTGGCCGGTCGCGACGGCTATCTGCAGTCCATCCTGCGGGCGGCTGCCCCGGGCGCCACCTACTTCATCCTGGTGTTCGCCAAGGGCGCGTTCCCGGCCGCGTGGGAGACCAAGCCCAACGAGGTCGACGAGATCGAATTGCGCGACACCGTCGGCAAGTACTGGGCGGTGGCCGACGTGCGGCCGGCGTTCATCCACGCCAACCCGATGGGCACCCCTCCGGGGACCGACCTGCCCGCCCCGGCCCATCCGCTCGACGACCGCGGCCGGATGAAGTTCCCCGCCTTCCTGCTCACCGCCCACAAGCCGGGCTAG